One Gossypium hirsutum isolate 1008001.06 chromosome A11, Gossypium_hirsutum_v2.1, whole genome shotgun sequence genomic window carries:
- the LOC107961905 gene encoding germin-like protein subfamily 1 member 14 gives MNLKKFLKNLQQTKLSQTKNVPEMDIDDEPVRGTRFDYFHDNDTDSCSAAEFLILSKAIKIPFITIKTAHFILIFCLLALASPFAYASDPSPLQDFCVAINDPKDAMFVNGKFCKDPKLAKAQDFYYSGLNIPRNTSNPVGSTVTPVNVAQIPGLNTLGISLVRIDYAPNGGLNPPHTHPRATEILVVVEGTLYVGFVTSNTDNRLITKVLYPGDVFVFPIGLIHFQFNVGKTNAIAFAALSSQNPGVITVANAVFGSNPPINPDVLVKAFQLDKNVVKNLQSKFWWANN, from the exons atgaacctgaagaagtttcTGAAGAACTTGCAGCAGACCAAGCTGAGCCAGACCAAAAATGTCCCTGAAATGgatattgatgatgaaccagtcagaGGAACAAG ATTTGACTACTTCCATGACAATGATACTGAT TCATGTTCTGCAGCAGAGTTCCTCATCCTCTCCAAAGCAATCAAAATTCCATTTATCACAATAAAAACTGCCCATTTCATCCTAATATTTTGTCTCTTGGCTCTAGCTTCCCCATTTGCCTATGCATCTGATCCTAGTCCTCTCCAAGATTTCTGCGTAGCCATCAATGACCCCAAGGATGCTA TGTTTGTTAATGGAAAGTTCTGCAAGGACCCAAAGCTTGCTAAAGCACAAGACTTTTACTATTCAGGGCTCAACATCCCCAGAAACACATCAAATCCAGTGGGATCGACTGTTACTCCAGTTAATGTTGCTCAAATACCAGGGCTTAACACTCTTGGCATCTCATTGGTTCGAATTGATTACGCACCAAATGGTGGCCTAAACCCCCCTCATACTCACCCTCGTGCCACCGAAATACTAGTCGTTGTGGAGGGCACACTCTACGTTGGCTTCGTGACATCCAACACCGATAATCGTCTCATTACCAAGGTCTTATACCCTGGAGATGTATTTGTTTTCCCAATTGGTCTCATTCACTTTCAATTCAATGTGGGGAAAACCAATGCCATTGCCTTCGCTGCTTTGAGTAGCCAGAATCCTGGTGTCATTACCGTAGCCAATGCAGTGTTTGGATCAAATCCACCCATCAATCCCGATGTTCTCGTCAAGGCTTTCCAATTGGACAAGAATGTGGTGAAAAATCTTCAGTCAAAATTCTGGTGGGCTAACAATTAG
- the LOC107892220 gene encoding germin-like protein subfamily 1 member 13 isoform X2, which yields MKGVQFLVAFVLLALASKLVSASDPGPLQDFCVAINDTKDGVFVNGKFCKDPKLATAEDFFLPGLNIPGNTSNQVGSMVNPANVQQIPGLNTLGISLVRIDYAPYGGLNPPHTHPCATEILVVVEGTLSISFVTSNTDNRLFTKVLYPGDVFIFPEGMIHFQFNIGSTNTVAFAALSSQNPGVITIANAVFGSDPAINPDVLANAFQLDQNIVKQLQSRFWWDNN from the exons ATGAAAGGTGTTCAATTCCTTGTAGCATTTGTCCTCTTGGCTTTGGCTTCCAAACTTGTCTCAGCTTCAGATCCCGGCCCTCTTCAGGATTTCTGTGTAGCAATTAATGATACTAAAGACGGTG TTTTTGTTAATGGCAAGTTCTGCAAGGACCCCAAGCTTGCAACCGCAGAAGACTTCTTCCTGCCTGGCCTCAACATTCCTGGAAATACATCAAACCAAGTAGGATCAATGGTCAATCCAGCCAATGTTCAACAAATACCTGGACTTAACACTCTCGGCATATCTCTTGTTCGAATTGACTATGCACCTTACGGTGGCCTAAACCCTCCTCACACTCACCCTTGTGCCACCGAAATTCTAGTCGTTGTGGAGggcacactatccatcagctttGTCACATCGAACACGGATAACCGTCTCTTTACCAAAGTCCTTTACCCCGGAGATGTATTCATTTTCCCCGAAGGTATGATTCACTTCCAGTTCAACATAGGGAGTACGAATACGGTTGCCTTTGCTGCTCTTAGTAGCCAAAACCCAGGGGTGATCACCATTGCAAATGCAGTGTTTGGCTCTGACCCGGCCATCAATCCTGATGTTCTTGCCAATGCCTTCCAGCTGGATCAAAATATCGTTAAACAACTTCAGTCCCGGTTCTGGTGGGACAACAACTAG
- the LOC107892220 gene encoding germin-like protein subfamily 1 member 7 isoform X3: protein MKGVQFLVAFVLLALASKLVSASDPGPLQDFCVAINDTKDVFVNGKFCKDPKLATAEDFFLPGLNIPGNTSNQVGSMVNPANVQQIPGLNTLGISLVRIDYAPYGGLNPPHTHPCATEILVVVEGTLSISFVTSNTDNRLFTKVLYPGDVFIFPEGMIHFQFNIGSTNTVAFAALSSQNPGVITIANAVFGSDPAINPDVLANAFQLDQNIVKQLQSRFWWDNN, encoded by the exons ATGAAAGGTGTTCAATTCCTTGTAGCATTTGTCCTCTTGGCTTTGGCTTCCAAACTTGTCTCAGCTTCAGATCCCGGCCCTCTTCAGGATTTCTGTGTAGCAATTAATGATACTAAAGACG TTTTTGTTAATGGCAAGTTCTGCAAGGACCCCAAGCTTGCAACCGCAGAAGACTTCTTCCTGCCTGGCCTCAACATTCCTGGAAATACATCAAACCAAGTAGGATCAATGGTCAATCCAGCCAATGTTCAACAAATACCTGGACTTAACACTCTCGGCATATCTCTTGTTCGAATTGACTATGCACCTTACGGTGGCCTAAACCCTCCTCACACTCACCCTTGTGCCACCGAAATTCTAGTCGTTGTGGAGggcacactatccatcagctttGTCACATCGAACACGGATAACCGTCTCTTTACCAAAGTCCTTTACCCCGGAGATGTATTCATTTTCCCCGAAGGTATGATTCACTTCCAGTTCAACATAGGGAGTACGAATACGGTTGCCTTTGCTGCTCTTAGTAGCCAAAACCCAGGGGTGATCACCATTGCAAATGCAGTGTTTGGCTCTGACCCGGCCATCAATCCTGATGTTCTTGCCAATGCCTTCCAGCTGGATCAAAATATCGTTAAACAACTTCAGTCCCGGTTCTGGTGGGACAACAACTAG
- the LOC107892220 gene encoding germin-like protein subfamily 1 member 7 isoform X1: protein MKGVQFLVAFVLLALASKLVSASDPGPLQDFCVAINDTKDGGVKYKYWTSVQVVNSFLSIYAVFVNGKFCKDPKLATAEDFFLPGLNIPGNTSNQVGSMVNPANVQQIPGLNTLGISLVRIDYAPYGGLNPPHTHPCATEILVVVEGTLSISFVTSNTDNRLFTKVLYPGDVFIFPEGMIHFQFNIGSTNTVAFAALSSQNPGVITIANAVFGSDPAINPDVLANAFQLDQNIVKQLQSRFWWDNN from the exons ATGAAAGGTGTTCAATTCCTTGTAGCATTTGTCCTCTTGGCTTTGGCTTCCAAACTTGTCTCAGCTTCAGATCCCGGCCCTCTTCAGGATTTCTGTGTAGCAATTAATGATACTAAAGACGGTGGTGT CAAGTACAAGTATTGGACAAGTGTCCAAGTAGTAAactcttttctttccatttatGCAGTTTTTGTTAATGGCAAGTTCTGCAAGGACCCCAAGCTTGCAACCGCAGAAGACTTCTTCCTGCCTGGCCTCAACATTCCTGGAAATACATCAAACCAAGTAGGATCAATGGTCAATCCAGCCAATGTTCAACAAATACCTGGACTTAACACTCTCGGCATATCTCTTGTTCGAATTGACTATGCACCTTACGGTGGCCTAAACCCTCCTCACACTCACCCTTGTGCCACCGAAATTCTAGTCGTTGTGGAGggcacactatccatcagctttGTCACATCGAACACGGATAACCGTCTCTTTACCAAAGTCCTTTACCCCGGAGATGTATTCATTTTCCCCGAAGGTATGATTCACTTCCAGTTCAACATAGGGAGTACGAATACGGTTGCCTTTGCTGCTCTTAGTAGCCAAAACCCAGGGGTGATCACCATTGCAAATGCAGTGTTTGGCTCTGACCCGGCCATCAATCCTGATGTTCTTGCCAATGCCTTCCAGCTGGATCAAAATATCGTTAAACAACTTCAGTCCCGGTTCTGGTGGGACAACAACTAG